The genome window AACCTCGTGTCGAACGAAATCCTTTGCATCATTAAGCCGTTTTCGGTTTTCCTCTGACAACCAATCTGGGCCGATTATCACAAGGATTACTTCTGCCGAGTCAAGCGCGTTTTGAATTGCAATCGGGAAATCCTCTCCAGACTCAATCCCTGACTGATCGTAGAAGATATCTTCGGCGTCAAACAATTGGGTCAGACGGTCGTAGAGGCGGCCTGTGTAGCCGCCTGTGTCTTTTCTGCGATAACTGATGAAAATTGATGTCGATGCCGACCCCACGTCGCGTATTTCACCTGAATCGCTCACAACATCCCCTCCATCTTCCCCAAATACCGCTTCTTCAGCTCATCAACAAAACGCAGCATAACCGGCTGATTCTCAAACTTTTCCCCGATGCACCATTCAAGCGCATGAACGCCTTTTCTAATCCGGTCATTGAGTTGCGAAGTAAGCTTATCAGCCTTGGCGGAACCGACACCAGAGACGATCAGATCCTTGACCCCGCTGATTACTCCGTAGGTTTCGACAATCAATGAGGCCAATGAATTAATTACCTTTCCGGTACGCCGCGCCCGCTTCTGGCGTAGCCGGTTGGGGAGTTCTGCCTCGATAGCACGCAAATACTCGCTGTGCAACTCCTGCTCGTATTCCAGCAGTTCATCCATCAGCAACACAAGCCGTTCGGGATCGTTCAGGGTCAGACCATCCTTGGTGCGCTGCTGGATCAGGTTGTATTTCCTGATGAAATGCTCATCGTTCGCGATGCGATGCAGGTGGATTGTATCCACAATGGTCAGCGCATCGAGGAAGTCGGTGGGAAAATGGGTGGAAGTCGCGGTTTTAACCGTATCTATGAATATCTTGAAGAATATTTCATGCTCCGTGAGAGAAACGGTTTTTTCTTCCAAGTCGGTGAAACTGAAATCGATAATGTTCTCCTGGGGCAAGACTCCCTCGGATTGAACAGCCTTGGCGCCGGAAAGATAGTAGAGAAAATCGGCATAGGCATTGACAATTTTACGGAAGTGGAGATTACCGTGCCGCTGGGTTGCGAGGTAGATCGCCCCGCGGCTTAAAGTGGGCAAATTTTCAAGTTCACGGCAGATGATTTCCGGGACTGTCAGACCCTGGCGTTGCAGATGAATGGTGACAAGACTATTGCCATCGCGCAAATCGCCAATTAGGCGCTTTTTGAGCCAACCGCTGGTATCACCCGGATGCCAGCGCACCGGCAGGGCAGACTCATCAAGCAACTGTGCCATCTCCTGCTGCTCGGCTCCCAGGTACAACTCGCGCTCACTATTCTCCTCGGCATGCTGCTTTGCTTCCAGGAATGCGCCGCACGAAGCATAGTCGTCTCTGAGCGCCGGCACAATGATCCGTTCGCTAAACAGCTCCGGATATGGAAGGAGCAGCTCTCTGGCAAGCTCCGATTCCAGAAGATGCGACGTAGCAATCACCATGTGCCCCTTGGTCAAGGCGAGAAGCTTCATTTTCCGCTCAAGGGAGCGGACTATTTCCTCGACGTCTTCCTCCGCCCATGCTACCTGGCTGTAAGTTGCCCGATCAAATTCGGTGAAGTAGACGCGATTGGAGTTCAGTTGTTCGGGCTGCATAGGATTAATAACCACCAGTTTCTTTTCCAAATATTAATAACCAAGTTGCCGATAAACTTCATCTTTGTAATGGTAATTACCTGATTCCTTCATTTTGTAATTCTCCAAGGCATAGGCAATGATCTTGGGTGAATACGGGACAAAGATTGCTCCAATATCTCGAATAACTGGTGGGCATGTCTTTTCGACTACCTGACGTGCTCCATCAAGATTAACTCCGATTATCGTACATCCCTTTTCAATAGCAATTTCAGCTTCCCATCGAACGTACTTATATTTGTTGCGCGTATCCTCACCAATTAACATCACGTATTTGCCCGCCATATTGATCCTCTCTCGGCATTTACGCTTTATGTAGACTTCGTCTTCTGAATTGATCTCAGAAGAAAGCTGGAAGTCGGAAAAATTGAAATCAATATGCTCATGTTCCTTCCAGGCCAGCATCAGCCGGTAATTGCGAATGTCGGTACTGCTGAAACCTATGAAAGTTCTTGGAAGTCCCATAATATGCCCCTTTCAAACCTTGTTGAGCGCGACTTATTGCCACTTGAATAGTTGGCCTGCATCCAGTCGACAAAGCATCGGTATTTATGCGTGTAGAGCTATTCGTAAAGGTTCTTAGTATATGTTTGACCGTCGTACCCTGGAGGTCTGTCTGGCTCGTGTCGGCTGCAGACAAAAAACTTTGTAACCAAAAGCCAGTCAACCTTTCTCAAATTTCAAAGTTATCACATTCAATCCTTTTGACTTACTTCTCAACCAAGAATATCTGAGAGGGATCAACGTCTTCGCGACAGCATAATTGGGGAATTTGCTCCTCCGGTACTTTGGTAAATTTCAGGGCGGTGCTTGCCTGGGCTATGGCATCTTTAAGAGAGCGCCCAGAGGCAACAGCCTGATAGAAGATGCCATAAAATGTCGTGGCGTCATTTTCATAAATCTCGGTTTTTACACCGATAGCGCAAGGTACAACCTTTGCAATGGTCGCTGCGCAGCGCAATGAAAAGCAGGTATCGATGACCACAAGCTTTAAACCGTGATCCAGGGATTGGAACATTCCGGCAAGTGCCATATCTGATACGGTAGTCAAACCACCATGATCCGTGCGCATCAGGATGTCGCCGCCGTTTTGCTTCCCGCTAAAATGAAAAACGTCCGGAGCCTCGCGGTTCAATTCCTGAAAGAGCGAATTTACATGCGCTTCAAAGACTCCTTTGAATTTTACGGATTTTGGGAAGCGCGCCTGCTCTATGCTCCGTTCCATTTCCTGTAACTGAGCACGTGGAGAGAGACCACCTACTTGCGGTGCCAGGAAGAGGACTGAAAGAGGCCCCTTGGATGTTGAGATGATAGGTTGTTTGTGCGAGATATCGTCATGCACGGCTCCTGGGAAATCAGGTCTCTTTCGAAAGGTTGGTTCAGCCCCAAGTTTCCGCGTTAATGTAAGGTATGCTTCCACCCCACTCAATAGAGAGTTCCTAGCGTCATCGATGGACTTTCCTACCAAATCAATATAAATCCGATTTTGAAGAAAAATACCAGGGTCACATGGCGCTACTCGTACAGCAAGAAGACGATTTGCGTCGCCAGTTAGCGCAGCATCGAGTTCTTGCTGGCAATACTTGGAACTAAAATATTTTTGAGAAAATAATGCAAGTGTACATTCCGCTTCTGCAGCTTCACGCATTTTTTCAATAAAATTCATACCAGGAGCGAAATCTTTGAACTGAGCGATGCAACGATATCGTGGCTTGGCGTTTTGCAGCTCCCATACAATCCACTGTGCCCACTTCAAATCCTCACCAGTATAACTGACGAAAAAGACACTGTCGTTACGCGGCGGCATATATCCTCCAGTTATGGACCTTCATGAATTCGGCAATCATTCCCTCGGATCCCCCGGGTTAAAATAAATATACGTTTAACAAGTTTATAGCCCTTGCGGAATAGGCCACTGGAGTTGAGTACAAATCTTTCTGATGATTGGCGGCGCATTGAAGCCAACCGGTCCGCTTTGATTATCTGCATTTGTGATAAAAATAGGAATTCCTCCTGCGTATCCAAAAGGCTTCACCGCCAATATCGGTTTGCAAAAATCCTTTGCGGCTTGAACCTCAAACTGGCACCATTCGCTATATGTCGCCATGCGGGCAAAAATAATGAAATAATTACACTGCCTCACCTGTTCCCTCAAAGCTGCCTTGAGTTGATTCTTTCGGTTTACATCAAGAGGGTTATGCTCTGGCACAGAATAATTGTGATGTGGAAGCCCGTATTTATTGAGTTTGTCAACCAAACTGTGGTAATCGTTTTGATAGTCCCAACGGTGGCTGATGAAAATGTTTGGTTTCGGCATGTTAGTTACCTCTTGATATTCTCGCGATTGATGGACGCATCCTATCTATAGACTTGCAAGCCAGTTTTTTACATAGATTCCACTAGTCTTATTCGGTTCAAATATTGCCGAATTACCGTCATTTGCAGTATCAATTCGCTTGTACAACTGCAAATATTCACTCCCATGGAACTTGCCTGTCGGATCAATTACCGGCACGACTAAGATTTTGTCATGAGGCTTTTTGCCATCGGCAACGCCAATCTCCCATGGCACCCATTTTGAGTCCATAGCGTTCCTGGTGGCCAGAATCAAAAAGTAATGCAGCCTGGTAATGGCACCTTTTATGCGCTCAGCAGTTTCACGATTTGTACTTCCCGGCATGTCTGAATCTTCAATGTCTATATAGATATTGACACCAAAGCTCTTCAAATGATTTTTCAGCCCCTTGGCAAGCTCCTTATCTTTGTGACTGTGGGAAAGAAACATTGTTGTTTTGGCTGTCGAAGCAGATTCGAAAACCTGGCTCGCAGATTTATTGAGTGTATACGATGATGCAAACCCTTTAAGTTGAGATTCTGTAAACACAGACTCCTCCTATCGATTGAATTCCTTTTATTTAGAAGCAGCACGGCAATTCGAGCGTTTTCAATCGCGAGTAGAAGTGGTTACTGATTTACCTGCAAACTGCTTTTAACTTTCTTTAACATCCTTACGACATGGCTATCTTTTGCAAACAAGAGGTAAAAATCGAACTGTGATTTGACCGAATCGATGGTATTGGCATTGCCGTTGAGAGCAAACTGCTCCTTGTAGCTGACGATAATCTCATCAATCCTCTTTTGGGCTTTTCTGTCACTCAAATCCTCCAACAGCAGCAGGAAGAAATCGGCATCAATAACATGAATCGCTGACCAGAAATTGGGATTGTGCTCATTCTCTTCCATGCCAATTTTTCTTGCCTGCTCGACTGTCGCGACGAGGTTGGTCTCATCTACATCAATTCCATTGATATGATGTGCCGCCAACCCCATCGCCCAGTTCAATGCTGCGTAGGAATCAAGTGGATCAAGATCGAGAGCCTTGCCGTACCAGTCAATCATGGACTGCACCGTGCCATCGGCAATGGGGTCCTCACCAAGTTTGGTTTTAGGTTCTATCAACCGTTTGTAAGCGCTCCCAATCAGGCTGCACCTTTCCTTGCTTTCTCCGATCAAGGAGAGCATAGCCTTAAAGGCAGCCACTGCTTCATCGATATCGGCTATTTTTTTACGATGATCCTCCTGAGTGGTACAGATCTGTTTGGCCGTTGAACGAACATTCAAATTAAAAAGCTGCTCAAGTGCCCTGATGCTGCATTGCCCATCGTTACAACGAGCCGCGGCCTTGTAATGCTCAATAGCTGTACCAAAATTTCCTAGGGCTGAATAGGCATCACCCAAAGCATTGCGAACATCTCCGTTATTCACCATCCACTCATGGGGGATCATGCGAGCCATCTGCTCCAGCTCTTGACGAAGCGTTTCACTGTTCAGCAGTTCACCAAAATCATTTTGTTTTTTATCCCTTATCGCCCAGAGATCACACAACACCTCACGCGGCGACAAATAGAATTTACTCCCCGGCGCGCTGTCAGCGCCATTCAGGCGATAGGCAGGATCGCCGTAACACTGATAAGCGGCCCAGGTGTTATTATCTTCACCGGCAGCCTCATTCGCCACGTTACGGGCCGCAGTGACCGCTTCGCCAAAGGATGAGCCTTCAAGCATGCTGGTGTAAAATTTATCTGCAAAGGCATTGGCGGCCACATCATCCACGGCCCAACCGGCCGCTACCACGGCGCGTACCCCCATGCTGATGAATTGTACTGCAAGGCTGGCTGCGAAGAGGTTCCGATTCTCGTTGGTTTTTTCAACCTTCCCCAAAAAACAGCAATTGATGAAGACCAGTTCCGGCACGACGGCCATCTGTTCAACCTCAACCGCAGTCAGAAAGACCGGCTCCTTGTTCTGGGATGCCCCCGATTGAGGCCAGTCCAACACCATCCCGGTAACATAACGGGTTTTCTTCCAGCAATCCGGCTGATTTTGGTTTGTCAATGGGCAATTCGTTTGATTGCGCGTAATCGGATAGTTGTAGATACCATGCCCGGCCAGATGCAGAATGCGGTAATCGTCGGCAAACAGATCCGAGACAATATCAAGCGGGGTTGTGCCTATCTGCGACCTCACCTTGTAGCTGTGCTTATCCAGGATTGACGCCACGGTCCGCCCCTCTTGATTTGCTCCGGGCAACTGCGGAAGTGAGCTATTGTTTGGCAACAGTGGATCGGCAATAACCAGGGCGCGTAGCTGATAGGTACGAGCCGGACGATGGCGGAATTCTTTCAGGGAAAGCTGGCGGACCAGGCCCGAACGCAATGCCAGCGGAATCTTTTTCCCGCGTTCGCCCACATGCATCATCTCCCAGGGATAGCCGGCGGCCTGCTCATCCAACATCATCAGGGTGTTGCCCTGGTCCGGGGCTCGCTCTTTAAGGGCATTGGGGGTAATCAGGTTATAGATTGCCACCATGGCATCCTGTGAAACCGTGGTCTGGGTAACGGACTGTTCCACCAGCCGGTCAACGAGGGCGCGCTGGGTCGGTTGTACCCGCTCTTCGATACGTGCCAATCCGGTCAGTGTGGTGAATTTCATTTCGTCATCATCGTTGATGTCCACCTTGACCCGCTGCCACCAGTCATTCCCATTTTCGCACATGGCGCGACACCGTCCACCGACACCCTGACGAAGCATGGTATCGAAGTCAATATTCCCCAGTACCCCAAGGGAGGCGAATTCCCTTACGGCCCGCAGTGCTTGCAATGACCGATCCTCGTACACCTCCAGGAATTCCAGTTCCCTCAGATAAACCGGATCACCGTCCAGGTCGGTCAGCATGGTGTTGGCGCGACAAGCACCCTCAATTAGAGCACGGACGCTGTCCCGCACCCCCATACCCCAGCCGGCACCACTGCCAATTAGGATGGTGCTGACTGCAAAACCTTCCAGTTTCCCTGTGGTGGTTTTCCGTGCCGTCGGTGTGGTGGCAAATTCAAGCAACGCCCTTGCGAAACCGCTGGACAGCTGGGCTGGTGTGAGATCGCCCACCTGTCCAAGACCGATGACAAGAGCGGCGAACGTTTTATTGTTAGATTCCTGAATAAAGACCTCGCACGTCCCCTCCGGGCCGGGATAGACCCCCAGTTTGTGCCGTCGTGACAAAAGCCCCGCCAAGCGACGATCCAGCACCGCCTCGCCGCCGTTAATGGAATCTCCTACATAATGACCCACCGCCACCGGGTACTTCGCCGCCGCCAGGTCGCCATGACAGACCGTCACCCGGAATCCTTTCACTACGGTTTGCGGCCCTCGTTGCCGGAGCGGTATGAGCTCTCCCCCCATGGCTGCCTGGAGCAGCATGGTCTGATCAGGATAATAGGGAATCATCACGTCGGCCATGACTCCTGCCTTGGCGCTCTCCGCCCGCTGGGTCGGACGGGTTGCCGGCAAGAGGGTTGTCTCCCCCATGCCGATGATCTCGCCCAATCCCTTGAAAGCCTTGTCATAATTGAGCAGGTCGCCATGCTTGGCGTCCACATACCAGACCTTGACGCCGCTGGGTATGCCGGTATCCCAGAGCACCCGGCCATCACCCAGGGGCGAGCTGTCGAAGATAAGCTTGCCGTTCGTGATGGTCAGATTCGAAGGGGTGGAATCGGAGCAGCCAGCCACATAGCGGACAACATCCTTATTCAGGTCAAAATCGAACTCGTCCAACATTTCACGGTTTTCCCGGCACTTAGCCAGCGTTGCCTTATCGGGGACAGGCCAACCGTTTCCATCGGCCTTTTGCCACATTTCCCAACAGTCAGAGTTGAAGCAATTGACTTCACCTGGTTTCGGCAGCATCTCAAGAAAGCCCTCGAATCCCGAGGCGATTTTGAGGATTTCACGTTCGTTGTGATGGAGGTCGATGGTCTTGAGCATGCCGATGATGGAGTCGCGCCCGGTCAGCACATAGGGCACGGTCCACGAGCCGTTGTTGGGGGTTCCTGCCATGACCAGACGATTGCCGGTAACTGCCTTGAAGCGCTCCCACCAGCCATTGCCTTCCCACTTGGCGCTTGAGAGAACAGCCCCCATCCGTACCAGAAGACCACCCATTGAGTGGGCCATGATCCGTACCGGGCGATTGTTTGTCCTGGCGATGTTCAGCACTTGATCCATATAGGTGGCAAACTCTTTCCCTTTTTCTCGCAATGATCTGCGCCAGTCATAGGGGAAATAGAGCACCTCATGGCTAGATGAGAGGAAATCGCCCAGTTTTTTATAGGACATCTTCATCACTCCATCGGTGTCGACGCCAGACGCATCCTCGGTAAGTTTGGAGAATTCCCCCCCGGCAATCTCGCTGAAATCAAGCCAGATCCGATTCTTACCCACCTTCAGGTGCGTACCCATAATCCCCGGTACCAGGACCAAAATCGGCATTTTACCGCCGATTGAAAGGTCTTTGCGCACAAGCGGGTCACCAAATCCCTCACTAATGAAATCAATAGCGATGCCGCGGGCAATTGAATCATCCTTGTGCGGTGCCTGTGCCAGTGGCTTAAATCCGGCACCGCGTGCGTCATCTTGCAACAGGCCATTGGCCAGTTGAGCGGCGGTGATCGGCTGTTTGAAGTAGCTGAAGTGATAAACCTGCGCTCCCTGGGTATAAAAGAACCATCCACAGGGTTCCTGCTTCTTGTTATTGCGAATCGCACCGCCGTACATGGAAGGGGTATTGACCACCACATCGTTCTCGCAACCGTAAAATCCCTCCATAGCCCAGTCCGCCACCGTTCCAAGAATGCCATCGCCGTCGTAATCACCGGCGATCACCCTCAAATCTGAAGCGACTACTACTCCGGGACGATTCAGCAGCCTGACCGTGGCTGATCCGGGCATCATCGCCTCCAAACCAGGCATGACAGTTGGGTCAGTCCGTTCCTTGGCCACCGCCGCTACAAACCAGGTGATATCACTGACCCATTCCAAAACAGTTAAGGACGAAAGTCCCATATTCAGGACCGACAGATAACGATCAAGACGGCCCGAGGCCAGGGTAGTGCCGCGAGCCGGACACGCTACCCGGACGAAACGCTCCACATTAAGCTGTTTTTTCTTCAGCACGTCGGCTAGTTGACGCAAGTCGTTAAGGCTGATTCGTTGGTTCGAAGTCGATAATATATCGAAGTCTGCGTCTTCGAATGGCAACAGCGACTCGCCCTTGGCATCGATGCGGGAGGCACGGCAGAGCAGTTCACCGATCATGCCGCCGCGTGAATGGCTAACCAGATGAAGCCGTGCCCCGATTGGTAGGGCGTTTGCCAAAGCCAAGGCATTGGTGATCGGGCTTTCGGTAAAAGTCTTGTGTTCAAAAGCATAACAGCATCTTGGGTACTGTTGGTTCAAGCGCTTGCGAACATCCTGTTGATCCGTCCAGAGACCTCCAAAACTCCCTTCGGTGCTGGACATGGTTCCATGGATGAAAACCAGCAGTGGAGCATCGCCCGCCGGAAAGCTCGGGGCCGGTTCAAGTTTGAAGTCTCCTGACGAGAGTGGGCAGGTATACAGGCCATTCAATCCTTTTTTCGTGTCGATATAATCGGCAAGTTTTTCCGCCGCCATTTCTACCAGATCGATGCCGATGACCTGCAATCCCTTTACGATCCATTGGAAGATGCCGCGATCCCGCGACTTGCCTGGCAGAGTAGCTCTGATCCTTAATCTGCCCGCGTCCTCAGGACCACGGCTTGTTTTGTCGCCAAACTGTGTCCGGTAGTCGGCCACGGTCATTAACAGCTTGAAGCCCCCCTCCAGTTGCAGCTCAATCAGATCGTTGTCCTTGGCCTCGATGGTTATCTCGGGTGCCTCTGCACCACGGATAGGTGCATGCAGGTCGAATGCTGCTAGCGTTCGCGGAGTTCCTATGATTTTTTGCAATTCTGGCGAGGGGAGCGAAGTTTGGTTTGAATTTCTCTTGCCTTCGATGATCAGAGTAACGGTTGCGTGTAATTCGTCCATCATCTCCTCCTATTAAAATAAAAAGTGATGCCTTTCCAAAAACTAAAAAAGCCGCTCAATCAGCTTAAACGCTGATCCAAGCGGCTTTCATATATTATATGGCATTACTCCAGGAATACATTTGATCCCTCCAGAAGCCGTGCAACACACAACTTTAGTTGCCCGCTTGCCTTTAATGAGAACAATGGACGCAAAACATAAAAATATCGCTATCTTATCGCACACATACATCGCTAATGTCAATTATTCTAAGGCCGGTTTGCTTTTAATGTCATGCTCAATGCTGATAAGTGGGTGCAGTCTTTAAATTAGGAAAGATCGAACAGTATTGAAAATCATGTTGATTATCTTGTCGCACCGCAACCGACCTCATATTTTCTCGTTCAATCCAGACGAAACAATGAAGGAATGCATGTCAAACGACTGGCAAAACCATAAGAAATCTGTTATGTTCTGCGAGTTGAAACTTAATCCGTTACCAAACTCAAATCCAGGATTTTCCAATAAAGTGCTGACGCCTAATCTGCCGTGATTCCATAACCGAATGGCACCAAGGAACCGGAAATTATGAGCAACGAAGCCGATACCTGCCGCAAATACGTGCTCCCCAAACTGATTGACTCCGGTTGGGACAATGAGCCGCATCGGTTCAACGAGCAGGTGACCTTCACCGATGGCCGGATCGTGCTGGCCGGGAACAAGGTGAGGAGGCGTCCACAAAAGCGAGCCGACTATCTGCTCCGCTATACCCGCGATTACCTGCTCGCGGTGGTGGAAGCCAAGCCCGAGTACAAGTGCGCCGGCGACGGCCTGCAGCAGGCCAAGGAATATGCCGAGATCCTTGGGCTCAAGTTTGCCTATGCCACCAACGGCAAGGAGATCATCGAATTCGACTATCTCACCGGCCTGGAACGGCAGATTGGCTCCTTTCCCAATCCTGATGAACTCTGGCAGCGCCTTCAGATTGCCCAGGCCGTCACCCCCGAGGCAGCCAAGAGTCTCCTCTCTCCCTATTATCATCACAGTGGCAAGAGCCCCCGCTACTATCAGGAAATTGCTATCAACCGGGCCGTGCAGTCTATCCTGCAAGGGAAGAAACGGATTCTCCTCACCATGGCGACCGGCACCGGCAAGACCGTGGTCGCTTTCCAGATCTGCTGGAAACTCTGGAGCGCCCGGTGGAACGTCACCGGCGAGCACCGGCGCCCGAAGATCCTTTACCTGGCCGACCGGAACATCCTGGTGGACGACCCCAAGGACAAGATCTTCGCCCCTTTTGGCGACGCCCGCTGGAAGATCGAGAATGGTGAGGCCAACAAGAGCCGGGAGATGTACTTTGCCATCTATCAGTCCCTGGCCAAGGACGAAAACCGGCCAGGACTCTACAAGGAGTACAAGCCGGACTTCTTCGACCTGATCATCGTCGATGAATGTCACCGGGGAAGCGCCAGAGATGATAGCAACTGGCGAGAGATTCTGAACTACTTCACCCCGGCCTTCCAGATCGGCATGACCGCCACCCCGTTGCGTGAAGACAACCGGGATACCTACCTCTATTTCGGCAATCCGATCTATCAATACAGCTTGCGCCAAGGGATCGACGACGGCTTTCTCGCTCCTTACCGGGTCCACCGGGTCATCACCGACTATGATGCAGCCGGGTGGCGCCCCAGCAAGGGGGACCTTGACCGATACGGCCGGGAGATTCCTGACGATGAGTACCAGACCAAGGACTTCGAGCGTGTTGTCGCTCTGAAGGCCCGCACCGAGGCCATTGCTCGCCACCTCTCTGACTTCCTGTCGAAGAGCGATCGTTTTGCCAAGACCATCGTGTTCTGTGTGGACCAGGAACATGCCGACGAAATGCGCCGGGCTCTCGGTAATCTCAACAAGGATCTGGTAAGCCGATACCCGGATTACGTCTGCCGGGTGACATCCATTGAAGGGGACATCGGCCGTGGCCACCTGGGGAGGTTCCAGGAGCTGGAAACCGAGACCCCGGTTATCCTCACCACTTCGCAGATGCTGACCACCGGCGTCGATGCTCCCACCTGCAAAAACATCGCCTTGGCTCGGGTGATCGGCACCATGTCCGAATTCAAGCAGATCATCGGCCGGGGGACTCGGGTCAGGGATGATTACGGCAAGCTGTGGTTCAGTATCCTTGACTACACCGGCAGCGCCACCCGGCTCTTCGCAGACCCCGACTTCGACGGTGATCCGGCTTTGGTCAGTGAGGAGAAGATCGACGAAGCCGGCATCACCTATGAGACAACGGTCACGGAAGAGGCGCCGGTCGTGGAAGATGGCGGCGTCCAAGATGAATACGGACCGACCGGGGTTGTCATTGACGATGGCGAGCGGGAGCGGCGCAAGTACTACTACGAGGGCGGCCAAGTGGAGATCGCTGCTCATCTGGTCTACGAACTCGATGCGGACGGCAAACAATTGCGGGTTGTCAAGTACAGCGACTATGCCGCCGACAAGGTGCGCACCCTCTTCCCCGGCGCCATCCGGATGCGGGAGCAGTGGGCCAACCCGAAAGAGCGAGCCGAGGTGATCCGTCAGCTTGAGGAACGCGGAATCAACTTCAATGAACTGGCTGACGCAGTTGGACAACCAGAGGCCGACCCCTTCGACCTTCTTTGCCATCTTGCCTTCAATGCACCGCTCCGCACCCGTCGTGAGCGGGCCGAACGCCTGAAGCGAGACAGGAAAGACTTCTTCGATCACTATAGCCCGGAGGCTCAATCTATTCTTGAAGAACTTCTGGAGAAATATGCCCAGCATGGTACTGCGCAATTTGTTGTGCCGGATATCCTGAAGGTGCCGCCTATTTCTGAGCGTGGGAACGTGATAGAGATTGTCGGGTATTTCGGCGGGGCGGAGATGATGCGAGAAGCGGTGAATGAACTGCAAACTCTGCTCTACTCAGGTTTTTAATACGAGAGCTGTGGTATTGTGATCTGTTTCGTAGCTCCCGTGCTCTAAAATGGGATACCTGCATTGAAGTACAAGTTATTTTTAATGGTCACATGCTAATTATCCTATTTGGGAAGATCACCGTTTCATGCGCGCGCGTTCACATAGTAAAACCGGGAAACGTGGTAGACAATGGGGCCATGCCTGAGGCATAGGGGGACTCCTTAAGATTCAAACCCGAACCATGTAGTGAGATTTAGATATGCCATTGCCGAAAACAGAACGCCTAGGAGTATCAGCCTTAGACCATTTCTTCTCAGAACAAGGTTGGCTTTTCCGGGAGCAACCGACACACGACTATGGGATCGACGCACACGTTGAGATCGTGGAGAATGAACGCCCCACTGGAAAACTGATTGCTCTACAAATCAAGAGCGGCGCCAGTTTCTTTAAAGAGGAGACAGACGACTCGTACATTTTCAGGACGGACGATAAGCATGTGGCATATTGGGTCGGACATTCAATGCCTGTAGTGCTTGTCATCTACAACACTCAAACTAAAACAGCTCATTGGCAACACGTAAGCAGAGAAAATGTCGAGAGCACCGGGAAATACTGGAAGATTGAAATTCCTAAAGATAACACGCTTGCAAATGCAAAGCATACATTAGACGCTTTTGAGTCGCTAACCCAGCCCGAAAAGTACATTCGTCCGACGGAAGAATCCGAACCGGAAACGCCGGAGC of Geobacter sp. contains these proteins:
- a CDS encoding DEAD/DEAH box helicase; protein product: MMSNEADTCRKYVLPKLIDSGWDNEPHRFNEQVTFTDGRIVLAGNKVRRRPQKRADYLLRYTRDYLLAVVEAKPEYKCAGDGLQQAKEYAEILGLKFAYATNGKEIIEFDYLTGLERQIGSFPNPDELWQRLQIAQAVTPEAAKSLLSPYYHHSGKSPRYYQEIAINRAVQSILQGKKRILLTMATGTGKTVVAFQICWKLWSARWNVTGEHRRPKILYLADRNILVDDPKDKIFAPFGDARWKIENGEANKSREMYFAIYQSLAKDENRPGLYKEYKPDFFDLIIVDECHRGSARDDSNWREILNYFTPAFQIGMTATPLREDNRDTYLYFGNPIYQYSLRQGIDDGFLAPYRVHRVITDYDAAGWRPSKGDLDRYGREIPDDEYQTKDFERVVALKARTEAIARHLSDFLSKSDRFAKTIVFCVDQEHADEMRRALGNLNKDLVSRYPDYVCRVTSIEGDIGRGHLGRFQELETETPVILTTSQMLTTGVDAPTCKNIALARVIGTMSEFKQIIGRGTRVRDDYGKLWFSILDYTGSATRLFADPDFDGDPALVSEEKIDEAGITYETTVTEEAPVVEDGGVQDEYGPTGVVIDDGERERRKYYYEGGQVEIAAHLVYELDADGKQLRVVKYSDYAADKVRTLFPGAIRMREQWANPKERAEVIRQLEERGINFNELADAVGQPEADPFDLLCHLAFNAPLRTRRERAERLKRDRKDFFDHYSPEAQSILEELLEKYAQHGTAQFVVPDILKVPPISERGNVIEIVGYFGGAEMMREAVNELQTLLYSGF